One segment of Methanolinea mesophila DNA contains the following:
- a CDS encoding nucleotide exchange factor GrpE produces the protein MNPETKKESVSREESPESSPAPDEMQKRYDDLNDRFLRLAADFENYQRRVSRDLDQRVRFAIEEFAIELLEVADNFERALSAENGAVREGLEQISKLFDAVLERHGITRIESRGRKFNPAEHEAIAYVPSDHDEGVVIDQVCQGYRMHDKVIRCAKVAVSKGKECE, from the coding sequence GTGAACCCTGAAACGAAAAAAGAATCGGTTTCCAGGGAAGAATCGCCGGAGAGCTCTCCCGCACCGGATGAGATGCAGAAGAGATACGATGACCTTAACGATCGATTTCTCCGGCTCGCCGCGGATTTTGAAAATTACCAGAGGCGGGTCTCCCGGGATCTCGACCAGCGTGTAAGGTTTGCCATCGAGGAATTCGCGATCGAACTCCTTGAAGTGGCGGATAATTTCGAACGTGCCTTATCTGCCGAGAACGGCGCCGTACGGGAAGGGCTGGAGCAGATCAGCAAGCTCTTCGACGCGGTGCTCGAGCGCCACGGCATTACCAGGATAGAGTCCAGGGGCAGGAAGTTCAATCCTGCCGAACATGAGGCGATCGCATACGTGCCCTCGGATCATGACGAGGGCGTGGTGATCGACCAGGTCTGCCAGGGCTACAGGATGCACGATAAGGTCATCAGATGTGCGAAGGTTGCAGTCTCGAAAGGAAAAGAGTGTGAGTGA
- a CDS encoding phosphoadenosine phosphosulfate reductase domain-containing protein, whose amino-acid sequence MREPPVKKLLYWCRECNVPLIGRTCGCGAEGIPLELLQPYDVRPALSADMEIIRSLIAKRFGVARIPRIILLNKTGGTDRKDLVIANGTRLGWLSFDPFGRTYSFDLAFEGLPAILPWITKGIVDIGEPGTHPGKRIGGKKVAVGTSLADGSVVVRSGKLHGVGQLSGGFVRIKQIGVIQPREEADPGWDLVVERNRYHLHNLERNAVRFIRQHMHDRPEANVSFSGGKDSTVALELARRAGITTAYFVNTGLEFPETLEFVSRHDLQVRLFGGDFWKEVRKAGPPKKDKRWCCECLKLEPVKEWRKKTGPCVTVQGNRWYESFARANLPPVAVNPFNPAQVNISPIRNWRALEVFLYIWWRELPVNPLYEMGFERVGCWMCPAMLESESEHVKSIHPELYSLWIEFLKEYYKGKHHPEQFFSCGLWRWDVLPPKMREAAPAVSKKRSYRRK is encoded by the coding sequence ATGAGAGAGCCGCCGGTAAAGAAGCTGTTGTACTGGTGCAGGGAATGCAACGTCCCGCTGATCGGGAGGACCTGCGGGTGCGGAGCGGAGGGGATCCCGCTCGAGCTCCTCCAGCCGTACGACGTACGGCCTGCGCTTTCCGCGGACATGGAGATCATCCGCTCCCTGATCGCGAAAAGGTTCGGGGTCGCCAGAATCCCGAGGATCATCCTGCTGAACAAGACCGGCGGGACCGACAGGAAAGACCTGGTAATCGCCAACGGGACCCGTCTCGGCTGGCTCTCATTCGATCCCTTCGGCAGGACCTACTCCTTTGACCTCGCATTCGAGGGACTTCCGGCGATCCTCCCCTGGATAACGAAAGGAATCGTGGATATCGGTGAACCGGGAACGCATCCCGGTAAGCGAATCGGGGGGAAGAAAGTCGCCGTAGGAACGTCGCTTGCAGACGGCAGTGTGGTCGTCAGATCCGGAAAACTCCACGGCGTGGGACAATTATCCGGAGGTTTCGTCCGGATCAAACAGATCGGCGTCATTCAGCCTCGCGAGGAGGCAGATCCCGGATGGGATCTCGTGGTCGAACGCAACCGGTATCACCTCCATAACCTCGAGCGGAACGCGGTACGGTTCATCAGGCAGCACATGCATGACCGGCCGGAGGCAAATGTCTCGTTCTCAGGAGGGAAGGACAGTACGGTGGCCCTCGAGCTCGCCCGGCGGGCCGGGATCACCACTGCATATTTCGTCAATACGGGTCTTGAATTTCCGGAAACCCTTGAGTTCGTGTCCCGTCATGACCTCCAGGTCCGGCTTTTCGGGGGTGATTTCTGGAAGGAAGTGCGGAAAGCGGGCCCCCCGAAGAAGGACAAGCGCTGGTGCTGCGAATGCCTCAAGCTCGAACCGGTCAAGGAATGGCGGAAAAAAACCGGTCCGTGCGTAACGGTCCAGGGTAACCGGTGGTACGAATCGTTTGCCCGGGCGAACCTCCCCCCGGTTGCGGTCAACCCGTTCAACCCGGCACAGGTGAACATCTCCCCGATACGGAACTGGCGTGCGCTCGAGGTATTTCTCTACATATGGTGGCGGGAACTCCCGGTAAATCCCCTGTATGAGATGGGGTTCGAGCGGGTAGGGTGCTGGATGTGTCCCGCGATGCTTGAGAGCGAATCGGAGCATGTGAAATCGATTCATCCCGAGCTGTACTCTCTTTGGATCGAGTTTCTGAAGGAGTACTACAAGGGAAAACATCATCCCGAGCAGTTCTTCTCCTGCGGGCTCTGGCGGTGGGACGTCCTCCCCCCCAAGATGCGTGAAGCGGCTCCCGCGGTGTCAAAAAAGAGATCATACCGCCGCAAATAG
- a CDS encoding methyltransferase domain-containing protein, which yields MKLIFELSGEHPELPAAEVASCARILERRPQVVVGDCADTDRARRLALTHVVIEYLGQCPANRKAFRKMLGELDIATSRSFSGRVKKIEGSLMEDSRQELEREIGSQIHGKVSLDHPEEEYRAVLSGDTCYFGRVLFAIDRGSFSRRRPGDRPFFHPGVMMPLTARALVNISGVLPGELMLDPFSGTGGIVLEGVMIGASSVGSDIDPLMVKGSRMNVPSAELVIADSTDLPFRDGTFDAIVTDLPYGQSVCIAASSIESLYNDSLTEMRRVLKPGKRVVLVTHRDIRDLAMGKFRIVDSYGQRVHKSLTRRILVLEKN from the coding sequence ATGAAGCTGATCTTCGAGCTCTCCGGGGAACACCCCGAACTTCCGGCGGCCGAGGTGGCCTCCTGCGCCCGTATCCTCGAGCGGAGGCCCCAGGTGGTGGTAGGGGATTGTGCCGACACGGACAGGGCGAGAAGGCTGGCGTTGACCCACGTGGTGATCGAATATCTCGGGCAATGCCCCGCAAACAGGAAGGCGTTCCGGAAAATGCTCGGGGAACTGGATATCGCAACATCCCGCTCGTTTTCAGGGAGGGTCAAGAAGATAGAGGGAAGCCTGATGGAAGATTCCCGCCAGGAACTGGAACGTGAGATAGGTTCCCAGATACACGGGAAGGTTTCTCTCGATCACCCGGAGGAAGAATACCGGGCGGTCCTCTCGGGCGACACCTGCTACTTCGGTCGTGTGCTCTTCGCCATCGACCGTGGTTCGTTCTCTAGGAGGCGCCCCGGAGATCGTCCTTTCTTCCATCCCGGGGTTATGATGCCCCTGACGGCACGGGCCCTGGTGAATATTTCCGGGGTCCTGCCCGGCGAACTGATGCTCGACCCTTTCAGCGGAACCGGGGGGATCGTCCTGGAAGGAGTGATGATCGGGGCATCGTCAGTGGGAAGCGATATCGATCCCCTGATGGTGAAGGGGAGCAGGATGAACGTTCCTTCGGCGGAACTGGTTATCGCTGATTCCACAGACCTGCCGTTTCGGGACGGTACATTCGATGCGATCGTTACAGACCTGCCGTACGGGCAGTCGGTCTGCATCGCAGCCTCGAGCATTGAGTCCCTCTATAATGATTCGCTCACCGAGATGAGGAGAGTGCTAAAACCAGGAAAGAGGGTGGTGTTGGTGACTCACCGGGACATTCGCGACCTTGCCATGGGAAAATTCAGGATCGTGGACTCATACGGACAGCGCGTCCATAAGAGCCTGACGAGAAGGATCCTTGTCCTCGAAAAGAACTGA
- a CDS encoding bifunctional fructose-bisphosphatase/inositol-phosphate phosphatase, translating to MEFLSSCEEMAALVQDAIEDLAGRPAGGEVVGMGADGTPTKKIDLVAEDCIVSYLEDHPLCRTLISEEAGIVSMKGDAGTIFLDPVDGTFNAVAGIPFYALSLAYAEHGRVEKAFVKNLAIGETFTAVRGKGSFMDGSPIRVSATSHLDRSAMSIYGRKFDPRRMTPLGQKIRRWRLLGASALELCYLGCGRIDGFIDLRGTLRVTDAAGGMLVCTEAGGVVSDLEGSPLFFPDEVTIGKCMVATNGTLHGKVIEYLR from the coding sequence ATGGAATTCCTCTCCTCGTGTGAAGAAATGGCGGCATTGGTGCAGGATGCGATAGAGGATCTTGCCGGGAGGCCTGCAGGCGGGGAAGTCGTGGGGATGGGTGCTGACGGCACGCCGACCAAGAAGATCGACCTGGTTGCGGAAGACTGCATTGTATCCTACCTGGAAGATCATCCCCTGTGCAGGACCCTGATTAGCGAAGAAGCAGGGATCGTGTCCATGAAGGGGGATGCCGGGACCATCTTCCTCGACCCGGTGGACGGGACGTTCAACGCAGTTGCGGGGATTCCCTTCTATGCGCTTTCCCTTGCATATGCCGAACACGGCAGGGTCGAGAAAGCATTCGTGAAAAACCTTGCAATCGGGGAGACTTTCACAGCGGTAAGGGGAAAGGGGTCTTTTATGGACGGGTCCCCGATCAGGGTCTCCGCGACCTCCCACCTGGACCGCAGTGCCATGAGCATCTACGGGAGGAAGTTTGATCCCCGGAGGATGACACCACTTGGCCAGAAGATACGGAGGTGGCGTCTCCTGGGAGCGTCCGCACTCGAGTTATGCTACCTTGGATGCGGAAGGATAGACGGGTTCATCGATCTTCGCGGAACCCTCCGGGTAACCGACGCCGCGGGAGGTATGCTGGTATGTACGGAAGCGGGAGGGGTTGTCAGCGATCTCGAGGGGTCGCCCCTGTTCTTCCCCGACGAGGTGACCATTGGAAAATGCATGGTGGCGACCAACGGCACCCTGCACGGCAAAGTAATCGAGTACCTGAGGTAA
- the dnaK gene encoding molecular chaperone DnaK has product MATEKVLGIDLGTTFSCMAIMEAGKPTVIPNAEGQRTTPSVVAFTKDGERLVGSLARRQAITNPGRTIQSIKRKMGSGEKVKIDEKQYTPQEISAMILQKMKIDAEAYLGEKIKKAVITVPAYFNDAQRQATKDAGEIAGLEVLRIINEPTASALAYGIDKEHDVTVLVYDLGGGTFDVSILTLGDGVFEVKATSGNNFLGGDDFDKRVMDYLVEEFRKKEGIDLKTDPIAMQRLRDASENAKIELSQKSKTNINLPYITTGPTGPKFLDIDLTRAKLEQLIGDLVESTVGPVKQALSDSKLTPEKIDHVLLVGGSTRVPLVQETVKKIMGKEPDKGINPDECVALGAAIQGAVLTGETKDIVLLDVTPLTLGIETLGGIATKLIERNTTIPTRKSQIFSTAADGQTSVEIHVVQGERALAKDNFTLGKFQLTGIPPAPRGIPQIEVTFDIDANGILHVSAKDLGTGNQQAITIKGDRKLSEDEIKRMVENSKQFEQEDAKKKEEIELRNMADTAVFSAEKMLKESGDKIEPADREKIESGVAEVKKALESDNSDEIKKQMEALTEAIYAVTTKIYQKVQAEQQAQQAQATGGAGGPGGDTGNQDNVVDADFKVKDE; this is encoded by the coding sequence ATGGCAACGGAAAAAGTGCTCGGAATCGATCTGGGGACCACCTTCTCCTGCATGGCGATAATGGAGGCAGGAAAACCCACGGTGATCCCCAACGCGGAAGGACAGCGGACCACTCCCTCGGTGGTCGCCTTCACCAAGGACGGCGAGCGTCTCGTCGGGAGCCTGGCCAGGCGGCAGGCCATCACCAACCCCGGACGTACCATACAGTCCATCAAGAGGAAGATGGGTTCGGGCGAGAAGGTGAAGATCGACGAGAAACAGTATACCCCCCAGGAGATCTCGGCAATGATCCTCCAGAAGATGAAGATAGATGCCGAGGCGTATCTCGGGGAGAAGATCAAAAAGGCGGTCATCACCGTTCCCGCTTACTTCAACGACGCCCAGCGGCAGGCGACCAAGGACGCCGGGGAGATCGCGGGTCTCGAGGTATTGCGGATCATCAACGAACCCACCGCGAGCGCACTCGCGTACGGCATAGATAAGGAGCACGACGTCACGGTCCTGGTGTACGACCTCGGCGGCGGGACCTTCGACGTCTCCATCCTGACCCTCGGCGACGGCGTCTTCGAGGTAAAGGCTACCTCGGGCAACAATTTCCTGGGCGGAGACGATTTCGACAAGCGGGTGATGGACTACCTGGTCGAAGAATTCAGGAAAAAGGAAGGCATCGACCTCAAGACCGATCCCATCGCGATGCAGCGGTTAAGAGACGCGTCCGAGAACGCGAAGATCGAGCTCTCCCAGAAGAGCAAAACCAACATCAACCTCCCCTATATCACGACCGGTCCCACGGGACCCAAGTTCCTCGATATCGACCTCACCAGGGCGAAACTCGAACAGTTGATCGGTGACCTGGTGGAATCCACGGTAGGGCCCGTGAAACAGGCCCTCTCCGATTCAAAGCTTACCCCCGAGAAGATAGACCACGTACTGCTGGTCGGCGGGTCGACCCGGGTCCCTCTGGTCCAGGAGACCGTGAAGAAGATCATGGGCAAGGAGCCGGACAAAGGGATCAATCCGGACGAATGCGTGGCGCTCGGGGCAGCAATCCAGGGCGCAGTGCTCACCGGCGAGACGAAGGATATTGTGCTCCTCGATGTAACCCCGCTCACCCTGGGGATCGAGACCCTGGGCGGTATCGCGACAAAGCTTATCGAGAGAAACACCACCATTCCCACGAGGAAGAGTCAGATCTTCAGCACTGCAGCCGACGGCCAGACCAGTGTGGAGATCCATGTGGTACAGGGCGAGCGGGCACTTGCCAAAGATAATTTCACCCTGGGCAAGTTCCAGCTTACCGGGATACCCCCGGCTCCACGGGGCATTCCCCAGATCGAGGTGACCTTCGATATCGATGCCAACGGTATCCTGCACGTATCTGCAAAAGACCTGGGAACCGGGAACCAGCAGGCAATCACCATCAAGGGCGACCGGAAACTCTCCGAAGACGAGATCAAGAGGATGGTTGAGAACTCGAAACAGTTCGAGCAGGAAGACGCGAAGAAGAAAGAAGAGATAGAACTGCGCAACATGGCCGACACCGCGGTCTTCTCCGCAGAAAAGATGCTCAAGGAGAGCGGGGACAAGATCGAGCCCGCCGACCGGGAGAAGATAGAGAGCGGGGTTGCGGAGGTCAAAAAAGCGCTCGAGTCCGATAACAGCGACGAGATAAAAAAGCAGATGGAAGCGCTGACCGAGGCGATCTATGCCGTCACCACCAAAATCTACCAGAAAGTCCAGGCCGAACAGCAGGCGCAGCAGGCCCAGGCGACGGGCGGGGCGGGCGGCCCCGGGGGCGATACCGGGAACCAGGACAATGTGGTGGACGCCGACTTCAAGGTAAAAGATGAGTGA
- a CDS encoding NAD(+)/NADH kinase — protein sequence MRFLLVSRIDTTDALRYTLELGDLLSGAGHEVQYEQNTARTAGLPSGMAFPDADADIIATVGGDGTILLAVQSLRRQIPVIGINWGEVGFLADLEPEEASPFLLSLQPDFPVEKRMRISLSMDGKELGEALNEALIVTSRPAKMLRFLVMVDGNPAERFRADGLLISTPTGSTAYAMSAGGPIVDPRIEGILLVPLAPYLLSSRPHLISSGRSLEIRLESAKPANLVIDGQSTIVVGENASISVTKSVNPALFVTTGKNFFEKVDRKLRRL from the coding sequence ATGCGATTTCTGCTTGTCTCACGGATAGACACTACGGACGCACTCAGATATACCCTGGAACTCGGCGATCTCCTCTCCGGAGCAGGCCACGAGGTTCAGTATGAGCAGAACACCGCCAGAACAGCAGGTCTCCCCTCCGGAATGGCATTTCCGGATGCCGATGCCGATATTATCGCCACGGTAGGAGGAGACGGTACCATTCTTCTCGCGGTCCAGAGCCTGCGCCGGCAGATCCCCGTCATAGGGATAAACTGGGGCGAGGTAGGCTTCCTGGCAGACCTTGAACCCGAAGAGGCGAGTCCTTTTTTGCTCTCATTGCAACCGGATTTTCCTGTGGAAAAGAGGATGCGTATCTCGCTCTCCATGGACGGGAAGGAACTCGGAGAAGCACTGAACGAGGCCCTCATCGTCACCAGTCGTCCGGCCAAGATGCTTCGGTTTCTCGTAATGGTAGATGGAAACCCCGCAGAAAGGTTCCGCGCGGACGGCCTTCTGATCAGCACCCCTACGGGCTCGACGGCATATGCGATGAGTGCCGGGGGGCCGATTGTCGACCCCCGTATCGAAGGAATCCTGCTCGTGCCCCTGGCACCCTACCTTCTTTCCTCCCGTCCCCACCTTATCAGCAGCGGCCGTTCCCTCGAGATCCGGTTGGAGAGTGCGAAACCCGCCAACCTTGTGATCGACGGTCAGTCCACCATCGTTGTGGGCGAGAATGCATCCATATCCGTCACGAAATCCGTGAACCCGGCATTATTCGTCACGACCGGGAAGAACTTCTTTGAAAAGGTGGACCGGAAGCTCAGGCGACTTTGA
- the dnaJ gene encoding molecular chaperone DnaJ, whose protein sequence is MPSGDYYETLGVPRNADEKEIKKAYRNLARKYHPDVCKEPGAEEKFKQINEAYQVLSDSQKRAQYDHMGHDTYTNASRGSYTGGGGFGGGGFSADFSGFGDIFDFFGGGFGGRQQSGPQPGHDLLMKIQINLDDAVFGTDREIEVTHSEACPACNGTGSETKKLITCTRCGGTGQMRQMSQTIFGQFVRMSTCTECHGRGRVPEKRCPECKGTGHTQVKRKVSVHVPAGIESGMRLRMEGYGEAGDYGAPNGDLFIEVYVRPHDRFTRHGDNLETIVAVSPAQAVLGSVTEVETIDKRQVELNIPAGIQHNTALKIPGEGVRRRAKPGDLLVRVKIVTPKNVSGEQKELYERIMELEGNRPLEHKKGFFSGLKGKK, encoded by the coding sequence ATGCCATCGGGAGACTACTACGAGACCCTCGGAGTTCCGCGGAACGCTGACGAGAAAGAGATAAAAAAGGCGTACCGCAACCTGGCGAGGAAGTATCACCCCGATGTGTGCAAGGAACCGGGTGCGGAAGAAAAGTTCAAGCAGATCAACGAGGCCTACCAGGTGCTCTCAGATTCGCAGAAACGGGCCCAGTACGACCATATGGGCCACGACACCTATACCAACGCCTCGAGGGGGTCTTACACCGGGGGCGGCGGCTTCGGAGGAGGAGGCTTCTCCGCAGATTTCAGCGGCTTCGGGGATATCTTCGACTTCTTCGGCGGGGGTTTCGGAGGGCGCCAGCAGAGCGGCCCGCAACCGGGCCATGACCTGCTCATGAAGATCCAGATCAACCTGGACGATGCGGTCTTCGGGACGGACCGTGAGATCGAGGTCACCCATTCCGAGGCGTGTCCTGCCTGCAACGGGACCGGGAGCGAGACCAAGAAGCTGATCACGTGTACCCGGTGCGGGGGGACCGGACAGATGCGCCAGATGAGCCAGACCATCTTCGGCCAGTTCGTGAGGATGAGCACCTGTACCGAGTGCCACGGGCGGGGCAGGGTCCCGGAGAAGAGGTGCCCCGAGTGCAAGGGAACCGGCCATACCCAGGTGAAGCGAAAGGTCTCGGTCCATGTCCCGGCCGGTATCGAGAGCGGGATGAGGCTCCGTATGGAAGGTTACGGTGAAGCCGGGGATTACGGGGCACCGAACGGGGACCTCTTCATCGAGGTCTATGTGAGGCCGCACGACAGGTTCACCCGTCACGGGGACAACCTGGAGACCATCGTCGCGGTCTCCCCTGCGCAGGCGGTGCTCGGATCGGTAACCGAGGTCGAGACCATCGATAAACGCCAGGTGGAGCTGAATATCCCGGCAGGGATCCAGCACAACACGGCCCTCAAGATCCCGGGTGAAGGGGTCAGGAGGCGGGCCAAACCGGGTGACCTGCTGGTGAGGGTGAAGATCGTTACCCCGAAGAACGTTTCGGGGGAACAGAAGGAACTCTATGAACGGATCATGGAGTTGGAAGGGAACCGTCCCCTGGAGCATAAAAAGGGATTTTTCAGCGGGCTGAAAGGGAAGAAGTAG
- a CDS encoding PP2C family protein-serine/threonine phosphatase, giving the protein MKTCFLTDRGIRPRNEDACGVWKFPQGLTLIAVADGLGGHPAGDIASALALEELHRAVGRGLADSPDPDHGVLRIIMKKGFSSADNEVFSRGIATPAWQGMGTTLVAALIREEGHGILGNLGDSRAYSIGPEGAVRLSVDHSRVMEMVSRGILTLEEANRHPMKNIVTRIAGRPGDSPDLYDLRMNDEDLLMLCSDGLIDGLSDAEIAQISGTVPFSHLCEALVHDALRTSRDNVTVAAAKRETH; this is encoded by the coding sequence ATGAAGACCTGTTTTTTGACCGACCGTGGCATCCGTCCCAGGAACGAGGATGCGTGCGGGGTATGGAAGTTTCCTCAGGGCCTCACCCTCATCGCGGTCGCAGACGGTCTTGGAGGTCATCCCGCGGGTGATATCGCGAGTGCATTGGCGTTGGAGGAGCTTCATCGTGCAGTCGGGCGGGGTCTCGCGGACTCCCCGGACCCGGATCACGGTGTTTTACGGATTATAATGAAGAAGGGGTTCTCTTCCGCCGACAATGAAGTGTTTTCCCGCGGCATCGCGACACCCGCATGGCAGGGCATGGGGACCACCCTGGTGGCCGCCCTTATCCGCGAGGAAGGGCACGGGATACTTGGAAACCTGGGTGACAGCAGGGCATATTCCATCGGACCTGAAGGAGCGGTCCGGCTCTCCGTCGATCATTCGAGGGTCATGGAGATGGTCTCACGGGGCATTCTCACGCTCGAGGAGGCGAACCGTCATCCGATGAAAAATATCGTCACCCGTATCGCGGGGCGTCCGGGGGATTCCCCTGATCTCTACGACCTCCGGATGAACGATGAAGATCTTTTAATGCTCTGCTCCGACGGCTTGATCGACGGGCTCTCCGACGCTGAGATAGCGCAAATTTCAGGAACTGTCCCGTTCTCCCATCTCTGCGAGGCACTCGTCCATGATGCGCTGCGGACAAGCAGGGACAACGTGACCGTTGCGGCGGCAAAACGGGAAACGCATTAA
- a CDS encoding translation initiation factor IF-5A, whose product MKEQTEIGKLKEGRYMVIEEEPCKILSISVSKPGKHGAAKARIDAVGIFDGVKRSIVQPVSAKTYIPVVERKSGQVITVAGTTATLMDMKEFTNFEIEIPADKTAAVEVGKEIPYIESMGKRKLDLE is encoded by the coding sequence ATGAAAGAACAAACAGAAATAGGCAAACTCAAGGAAGGCCGCTACATGGTCATTGAAGAAGAGCCCTGCAAGATACTGTCCATCTCGGTCTCGAAGCCCGGCAAGCATGGCGCGGCAAAGGCGCGTATAGATGCGGTGGGGATCTTTGACGGAGTCAAGCGCTCCATCGTCCAGCCAGTCTCGGCAAAGACCTACATCCCGGTGGTAGAAAGGAAAAGCGGGCAGGTGATCACGGTGGCAGGGACGACTGCGACGTTGATGGACATGAAAGAGTTCACCAATTTCGAGATCGAGATTCCCGCAGACAAGACTGCTGCCGTAGAGGTCGGAAAAGAGATTCCCTACATCGAATCGATGGGCAAGAGGAAACTGGACCTCGAATAA
- a CDS encoding DUF169 domain-containing protein yields the protein MDQTIRTDFNYAEASAALKTALGLKTSPVAIKLATSRADIPEGMEKFEGTVRHCQMVSIARKEGRAFYATVDNHECMGGAWALGLREITETLKTGHFYFKLGKYESTAACKRTIDKIPHVESGATFATLYAPLEKTSFSPHIVLIVAPPRTMLKLAQASLFKYGGRIVSEFSGIQSVCSDTTAQTYLTGKPNYSLGCDGSRKFSGIEDDEMVMGFPIEMLTDMVDAVRVVTAAPGSKK from the coding sequence ATGGATCAGACTATCCGGACCGATTTTAATTATGCGGAGGCATCCGCCGCGCTGAAAACGGCACTAGGATTGAAGACTTCTCCGGTCGCGATAAAGCTCGCCACAAGCAGGGCCGATATCCCCGAGGGCATGGAAAAATTCGAGGGAACAGTGAGGCACTGCCAGATGGTGAGTATCGCCCGGAAAGAAGGCAGGGCATTCTATGCAACCGTGGACAACCACGAATGCATGGGCGGTGCCTGGGCGCTCGGCCTCCGGGAGATCACCGAGACCCTGAAAACCGGACATTTTTACTTCAAACTGGGCAAATACGAGAGCACTGCGGCATGTAAAAGGACCATCGACAAAATTCCCCACGTTGAATCGGGTGCAACATTCGCAACACTCTACGCCCCCCTTGAAAAAACCAGTTTCTCGCCTCACATCGTACTAATCGTCGCCCCCCCCCGGACCATGCTCAAACTCGCACAGGCAAGCCTGTTCAAATACGGTGGAAGGATAGTCTCGGAATTTTCGGGTATCCAGTCCGTCTGCTCCGATACCACCGCCCAGACCTACCTGACCGGGAAACCGAATTACAGCCTGGGGTGCGACGGTTCCAGAAAATTCTCGGGAATCGAGGATGACGAGATGGTGATGGGGTTCCCGATCGAGATGCTCACGGATATGGTGGATGCCGTCCGGGTGGTCACCGCTGCTCCAGGCTCAAAAAAATAA
- a CDS encoding type 1 glutamine amidotransferase domain-containing protein — translation MSKIAVLIADMFEDVEYAEPAEGFKKAGHTLIHVGLKPGAVVRGKHNREKVLIDRSADDVHVAEFDALFIPGGYSPDGLRAHPGPVKFVKDFVESGKPVMGICHAAQLLITAQVLGGRRVTGWVSIVQDIKNAGADYVDQAVVEDGNLLFSRNPGDIPRFIEASLRKMKEAG, via the coding sequence ATGAGTAAGATCGCGGTGCTGATCGCCGATATGTTCGAAGACGTTGAGTATGCAGAACCCGCGGAAGGCTTTAAAAAGGCCGGGCATACCCTGATCCACGTGGGTCTCAAACCGGGGGCTGTCGTCCGGGGAAAACACAACAGGGAAAAGGTGCTCATCGACCGCTCGGCGGATGACGTACACGTCGCCGAGTTCGACGCCCTGTTCATCCCCGGGGGGTACTCTCCCGACGGGCTTCGCGCCCATCCCGGGCCTGTGAAATTCGTGAAGGACTTTGTCGAATCGGGGAAACCTGTTATGGGGATATGCCACGCGGCCCAACTCCTGATTACTGCGCAGGTCCTCGGGGGTAGGAGAGTTACCGGATGGGTCTCAATTGTCCAGGACATAAAAAATGCAGGGGCTGATTACGTGGACCAGGCGGTAGTTGAGGACGGCAACCTCCTCTTCTCCCGTAACCCCGGGGATATCCCCCGTTTCATCGAGGCCTCGCTCAGGAAAATGAAGGAAGCGGGATGA